In Mustela nigripes isolate SB6536 chromosome 12, MUSNIG.SB6536, whole genome shotgun sequence, one DNA window encodes the following:
- the F2RL2 gene encoding proteinase-activated receptor 3 — protein MKALIFAAAGVMLLSPTFCQSGAENDVRILAKPTLPIKTFRGDPFNSFEDFPLSAIEGWTGTTTPVKIKCPEESVSHLRVNNATVGYLGSSLSTKLIPAIYILVFAVGTPANAVTLWMLFFRTRSICMTIFYTSLAIADFLFCVTLPFKIAYHLNGNNWVFGELMCRATTVIFYGNMYCSILLLACISISRYLAIVHPFTYRALPKRTYAFVTCGLVWTMVFLYLLPFLILKQEYYLVQQDITTCHDVHNTCESSSPFQLYYFVSLAVFGFLIPFVVVIYCYTAIIRRLNTYDDRWLCYVKASLLILVIFTICFAPSNVILIIHHANYYYNNADGLYFVYLIALCLGSLNSCLDPLLYFLMSKIIDHSTVYLTMVKSS, from the exons ATGAAAGCCCTCATCTTTGCCGCTGCTGGAGTAATGCTCCTGTCGCCTACTTTTTGTCAAAGCG GTGCAGAGAATGATGTACGCATCTTGGCAAAACCAACCTTACCTATTAAGACCTTCCGTGGGGACCCCTTCAATTCTTTTGAAGACTTCCCCCTTTCTGCCATAGAAGGCTGGACAGGAACTACCACACCTGTAAAAATTAAGTGCCCTGAAGAAAGCGTGTCCCATCTTCGTGTGAATAATGCTACCGTGGGGTACCTGGGCAGCTCCTTAAGTACCAAACTGATTCCTGCCATCTACATCCTGGTGTTTGCAGTAGGTACGCCGGCCAATGCCGTGACCCTGTGGATGCTCTTCTTCAGGACCAGATCTATCTGTATGACCATCTTCTACACCAGCCTGGCTATTGCAGACTTTCTTTTCTGTGTCACACTCCCCTTTAAGATAGCTTACCATCTCAATGGCAACAACTGGGTGTTCGGAGAGCTCATGTGCCGGGCCACCACAGTCATCTTCTATGGCAACATGTACTGCTCCATTCTGCTCCTTGCCTGCATTAGTATCAGCCGCTACCTAGCCATTGTTCATCCTTTTACTTACCGAGCGCTGCCCAAGCGCACCTATGCCTTCGTGACATGTGGATTGGTGTGGACAATGGTTTTCTTATACCTGCTGCCATTTCTCATCCTAAAGCAGGAGTATTACCTTGTCCAGCAGGATATCACCACTTGCCATGATGTCCACAACACATGCGAGTCTTCATCTCCCTTCCAACTCTACTACTTCGTGTCCTTGGCGGTCTTTGGATTCTTAATTCCCTTTGTGGTTGTTATCTACTGCTACACAGCCATCATTCGGAGGCTTAATACATATGATGACAGATGGTTGTGCTATGTTAAAGCGAGTCTCCTCATTCTTGTGATTTTTACCATTTGCTTTGCTCCGAGCAATGTCATACTTATTATTCACCATGCCAACTACTACTACAACAACGCAGATGGCTTATATTTTGTCTATCTCATAGCTTTGTGCCTTGGAAGCCTCAATAGTTGCCTAGATCCACTCCTTTATTTTCTCATGTCAAAAATCATAGATCACTCCACTGTTTACCTTACGATGGTGAAATCATCGTAG